The following proteins are encoded in a genomic region of Brachypodium distachyon strain Bd21 chromosome 1, Brachypodium_distachyon_v3.0, whole genome shotgun sequence:
- the LOC100839045 gene encoding uncharacterized protein LOC100839045 yields MAGRGEEEFDEGEVWDVLQDHHQSSKEAAPLPDFYTPPRSSRSRSGKNKGVKDGDEELGTRGAARGKGKKPSSSTAPVAIPGWSSSRRTGCPGPDRGEEEEEEEEGGEMLPPHEWLAKKMERMSAAAASPEMARGRSKGREMRKFRDAVLPKTAFSEQ; encoded by the coding sequence ATGGCGGGACGTGGTGAAGAGGAGTTCGACGAGGGAGAAGTCTGGGACGTGCTGCAAGATCATCACCAGAGCAGCAAAGAGGCTGCCCCTCTCCCAGACTTCTACACCCCTCCGAGGAGCAGCAGATCAAGAAGCGGCAAGAACAAGGGCGTCAAAGACGGCGACGAAGAGCTAGGCACCAGAGGCGCCGCAAGGGGAAAGGGGAAGAAGCCCTCGTCGTCTACGGCGCCGGTGGCCATTCCGGGCTGGTCCTCATCTAGGCGAACCGGCTGCCCGGGTCCTGACcggggggaagaagaggaggaggaggaggaaggaggggagATGTTGCCTCCGCACGAGTGGCTGGCGAAGAAGATGGAGAGGatgagcgcggcggcggcgtcgccggagATGGCCAgggggaggagcaaagggagGGAGATGAGGAAGTTTAGGGACGCAGTGCTGCCCAAGACCGCCTTCTCCGAGCAGTAA
- the LOC100825271 gene encoding autophagy-related protein 8A gives MAKTSFKLEHPMERRQAESARIREKYPDRIPVIVEKADKSDVPEIDKKKYLVPADLTVGQFVYVVRKRIKLSPEKAIFVFVNSTLPPTASLMSAIYEENKDEDGFLYMTYSGENTFGLLA, from the exons ATGGCCAAGACTTCGTTCAAGCTCGAGCACCCCATGG AGAGGAGGCAGGCTGAATCTGCTAGGATCCGAGAGAAGTACCCAGACAGAATTCCT GTGATCGTTGAGAAGGCGGATAAGTCTGATGTTCCAGAGATTGACAAGAAGAA gTATCTTGTACCAGCCGACCTAACTGTTGGTCAGTTTGTCTACGTGGTGCGGAAGAGGATTAAGCTGAGCCCAGAAAAGGCCATCTTTGTGTTTGTGAACAGCACCTTGCCACCAACTG CATCTTTGATGTCTGCGATCTATGAAGAGAACAAGGATGAAGACGGCTTTCTTTACATGACTTACAGTGGCGAGAACACATTTGGCTTGTTGGCCTAA